From the genome of Blautia hydrogenotrophica DSM 10507:
TTCTTCCAAGACCATACTGTAGCCTTGGCGTTCAAAGGAACGTGCGTTGAGTATCTGATCGCCGCGGCTCGCTTTGGCAGACAGAGGAATCAACAGATTTGGCTTGTTCAGAGCATTAATCTCGCAGATGGCGTTGGCTCCGGCCCTGGATATCACCACGTCAGAGAGTGCAAATAAGTCGGCCAGTTCTTTTCGAATATATTCGTATTGACGGTAGCCTTCCAAATCCAGGAGGGATTCATCCAGTTTTCCACGGCCGCACAGATGAATAATCTGAAAATCTTTTAGGAGTTCTGGAAGAATTTTACGTATGTTCTCGTTGACGGAGGCAGCTCCCTGGCTTCCTCCGATAATCATCAGAATAGGTTTATCCTCGTGTAAACCGGTGAAATCCATAGCGGCCTGACGGTCTCCGCTTAGGAGTTCTTGACGAATTGGAGTTCCAGTCAGCACAGCTTTATCAGCGGGAAGCTGACTTACGGTTTCAGGGAAATTGCAGCAGATCTTTGCGGCGGAGGGGATGCAGAGTCTGTTAGCCAGGCCAGGAGTCATATCTGATTCGTGTATGACAGCAGGAATCTTTAATTTTTTAGCAGCGATTACTACTGGTACAGTGACGAATCCTCCTTTGGAGAAGACGACGTCGGGTTTTAGCTGCTTTAAGAGTTTTCTGGCCTGGGTATACCCCTTCAGCACTTTGAATGGATCTGAGAAATTTTTTATGTCAAAATAACGCCTGAGCTTACCGGAAGAAATTCCGTAATAAGGGATATTGAAATCCTCGATCAGCTTCTTTTCGATGCCTTCATAGGAACCGATATAAGAGATCTGATAGCCCAGTTCCTTCAGGCGGGGAAGCAGGGCGATGTTTGGTGTAACATGTCCGGCTGTACCACCGCCGGTAAGTACAATATGTTTCATATGAATCCTCCTAAGATGATTGGTATGGATAAGAGTCAGGAGTAATTTTCCCAGCCTCTATTCATAATATGAACCTCAGTGGGGAAATTGTCAAGGTAAGATAGGAGAACAGGCTTTTATATGAGTGAAAAATTCAGCAAGAAGGAACAGCAAAAAGAAAAGCTTCTACCGGACTACCTGGAAGAGGCAAAAAAAATTGAAGAAGAGTTGGATTCAATGGAAGATCCCTGGGCTGATGACGATGAGATAGAGGAAAAAATGCGTCTGAGAATCTACCAGGGAATTTTAGAAGAGCAGGAGAAGAGAAGGAAGAAAGTCTCCTGGGTACATAGAGCGGGGAAATATGTGGCGATGGTAGCGATTACAGTGATCGCTATTTTTAGTGTGAGTATGACCAGTCAAGCTAATAGACAGAGATTTCTTAGAAGTGTTAGCTATATGATTGGGAAAGATGAAGTAATTGAAATCAGTAATACAGATAATTTAGACGAAGACGGTATGGAAGAAGAACAAGCAATGGCTGAGATTGAAGAGAAATTGGGATGTAATTGTCCTGTATTTATGTATAAACCTAAAGAGTTTTCATTTTCGGGATATACAATATATCAAAAAGCAGGCATGGCTTTAGTAGATTTTAATTATAATGAAGAGGTTTTGCTTCTTTACATTTCTAAAGGTGAAGATGAATTTGTTAGTAATATTTTTCATCAGGGTGAAATTAAAGAACGATTTAATATTAATGTAGACCAGATACAGATAGAAGTGACTAAAAGAGAGGATGAAGGAGATAAAAATCCTGCTTTTGTAGGTCATTGGATTTATAATAATTGTTATTATGATATAAGTGGGAAGATGGAAAAAGAGGAATTTTTAAAACTTTTAAAAAATATTCGTTTTTAATGATATTTTTTTAGAGTTTATACGTATTCTTATTGGAAGGTAAGAAAAGTATAATAAGGAAGGAGGTTATCTTTAATGAAACGAAAGATTCTAATGAAGTTTAGTGTCATTAGTCTCGTTGCTTTATGTATGGTTGGATCGTTTTCTTTATGTTTGGTAAATGCAAGCAGTTTACAAAATGATTCTTCAAATGTTAGAGAAGATATAACTGATGAAGAAACTACTGAAAATAGTTCTACTGACACAAACAGACCTAAAACGAGATCTAATCATTTGAATTTTGGAACTGTGAGAATCACAAAAGTCGCAAACAATCAATGTAATTTGGTGGGTGTTGTTCAGGCTTATCATAATTGTGATATGTTATATTTAGACTTATATTTAGAGCAAAAGAGTAATGGAGAATATAGCACTTATAAAACGTGGAAGTTTACTTCAGCTAATGCTGCTCTTTTGACAAAAGAAATTAATGTACTTGTTCCTAAAAATCATTATTATAGATTAGTGGGTTACCATGCAGCAAAAGAAGGTGGCATAAAAGAGTCAACAACAACTCAGACCAAGGGTGTCTGGATTGGTGATTGATTCAGAAGAAATTTAATATTGAAAAATAACGCTACTGAATTTGAAAAGTAGGACAACTGAATACCGGAACATGGACAAGTGTTGTAATAAATAAATTTCTTACTCTTCCGTTTACAAACGAGAGAAATGTTCGGAAAGAAAAGAGAACGGAAAGGCCCGTAGAAGGCTGTTTTCTTACATCACGTATTGACATGGACCTATCTGAACGATCTCGGATAGGTTCTTTTGGTTTTATCAGAGAGAGGTTGAGAAATTGAAAAAATGAGAGCAAGATATTTTAGAATGCGTTTTGGCAATAACGGAAAAGGAATTTATCACACACTCGCGTACAGAGATGAGTTTGAAAAAGCGAGTGTACATTTAGCCTACATAGGTGAGGGTGGTCAGGAGGGACTTGCCATACGGTATCCAATGGATGTTCTGGTGGTAGCTGATCTGGAAGATGAGACACTCAGGCAGGTAGAAGAGCTGCTGGAAAAACATGAAGTCAGACAGATGTACCTGCCGGCTGGGACGGAAAGTCTGGTCATATCAAAGCAGCTTGCTGCAAAGGCAGGGAAACTGCAATTTCTGAGAGAAGGAGAGTCCCATGAATGGAGAACCGGACTGTGGGAGTTTCACATCAGGAACCTGGGAAATAGCTTAAGTCTGTATCATGGTTATACTGGGACAAAAGCGTTGGGAGAAGACTGTGCATTTGCGGGAAAAATTTATGACCCAGAAGATCATTGTTCTCCCTGCCTGATAGAAGAGAAAGACTTCTGTGGTTTTGGCTGTTTGCATCGGCGGGATTTTCAAACGTTAAAGGCTCATCTTGACAAGAAATTCGAAGGTTATCGCACAGGAACGCTTTTGCTGGGAAAAGGCGTTTTTGATGGAAATGTGAAAGAACTGCTTGATAATATGAATGGATTTAAAGAACGCATTCGAATAATTCAACTCCCGGCACATATACAATGCTGGGAAAAAGAACTGCTCAATCTGGCTCCTGAAAAGGAGATTCAATATTATGTGGGACACTCAGCATATTCCTCTGAGGTTCCAGGCGATATTGCCTCTCACAGTGGGTATTGCCACTTTGTACCTGTGGACTTGGAGAGTGGTTTATGTCTGTCCGGTTATTTTATACCGTTTCTTACGAAAAAAGATTGTTAATTTCCCTCTGAATTGTGTATAATAAAAGGAGAAAACTAGGAAGACTTGGCTGCAATTTGAGAAGGAAGGGATAATTGGATGAAAATAACATTTATCGGCGCCACCCATGAAGTGACAGGGAGCTGTTACTATTTGGAAGCAGCGGGGAAAAAGTTTTTGGTGGACTGTGGTATGGAGCAGGGGCCAGATTATTATGAGAATGTGGAGATTCCGGTAAATCTTGGAGAGGTAGATTTTCTGTTGCTGACCCATGCTCATATAGACCATTCTGGAAATATACCGGCGATTTACGCAAAAGGTTTTCAAGGACCTGTCTATGCCACGGAGGCGACCTGCGATCTGTGTGACATTATGCTCCGAGACAGTGCCCATATACAAATGTTTGAGGCAGAATGGAGAAACCGTAAGGGACGCCGAAGCGGAAAACCAGAATTTGTACCGGCCTATACTATGGAAGACGCTATGGGAGTTCTGAAAAATTTTGTAGGCTGTGAGTATGGTAAGATCATCCATCTCTCCGAGGGAATCAGAGTCCGATTTATCGACGCAGGACATTTGATGGGGTCAGCCAGTATCGAGATTTGGCTAAAAGAGGACGGGAAAGAAGAGAAAATTGTATTTTCAGGAGACATTGGAAATACAGAACAACCATTGATTAAAGACCCTACTTATCTGGAAGAAGCAGACTATGTGGTAATGGAATCTACCTATGGAGACCGAAATCACGGGGAACGTCCAGACTATGTGAAGTCATTGGCAGAGATTATTCAGAGGACCTTTGATCGGGGCGGCAATGTGGTGATTCCATCCTTTGCAGTGGGAAGAACCCAGGAGATGCTTTATTTTATCCGGCAGATCAAGGAAGACCGCTTAGTCCAGGGACATGAGAATTTTCCAGTCTATGTGGATAGTCCTTTGGCAAATGAGGCTACGACCATATTTGCAGAGCATTATCTGGATTGTTATGACGAGGAAGCCACAGAATTGATTCAAAGAGGAATCAATCCGATTGGATTTTCTGGTCTTAAAGTATCTATAACCAGTGACGATTCAAAAGGGATTAATTTCGATGAGAGCTGTAAAGTTATCATCTCAGCCAGTGGAATGTGTGACGCAGGAAGAATCAAGCATCACTTAAAGCATAATTTGTGGAACCCTAAGTCTACAATTTTGTTTGTGGGCTATCAGGCAGTGGGAACCCTAGGAAGAGCGCTCGTGGAAGGCGCTTCTGAGGTGAAACTATTCGGAGAGGAGATTCAGGTGAACGCTCAGATTTGTGTGTTGCCAGGCATTAGCGGACATGCGGACAACGAAGGTTTGATGAAATGGGCGTCATCGTTCCGGCAAAAACCTAAGAAAGTCTTTGTGACACATGGGGAAGATAAGGTGACAGAATTGTTTGCCCAAAGGCTGCGAGAAGAGCTAGGATATGACACTATGGCTCCGTTTAGTGGAACAGTTTATGATTTGGCCAATAATGTCTGCGAGTACCAGGCGGCTGGAATTCAGAAGAAGAAAGAGCAGGCCCATCAAGGCGGTTCGTCAGTATTTCAGAGATTGCTGGGACTTGGACAACGGTTGCTCACAGTTATACGCAGGAACGAAGGTGTGGCGAACAAAGATCTGGAGAAATTTGCTCGGGAAGTACAGTCTCTGTGTGATAAGTGGGATCGATAAGACAGTAAGATATGACATATTTATATTTACAGGATTTCACAGATCGCTGTGCAGTTGGGAAACCATAAGATAAATCTGAAAGGATTTAGATAGAGTATTCTCAACTGTACAGCGGCTTTTTATGTTATGGAAAAGACCTTGTCACACTAATGCGAGTTCTTTCCTATAACATAAACGCTCCGCTGTGGATGCGCCGCAATGAGAAATTTCACCGCGAAGCGGTATTGCGGCGGCGCACAAAA
Proteins encoded in this window:
- a CDS encoding undecaprenyldiphospho-muramoylpentapeptide beta-N-acetylglucosaminyltransferase — protein: MKHIVLTGGGTAGHVTPNIALLPRLKELGYQISYIGSYEGIEKKLIEDFNIPYYGISSGKLRRYFDIKNFSDPFKVLKGYTQARKLLKQLKPDVVFSKGGFVTVPVVIAAKKLKIPAVIHESDMTPGLANRLCIPSAAKICCNFPETVSQLPADKAVLTGTPIRQELLSGDRQAAMDFTGLHEDKPILMIIGGSQGAASVNENIRKILPELLKDFQIIHLCGRGKLDESLLDLEGYRQYEYIRKELADLFALSDVVISRAGANAICEINALNKPNLLIPLSAKASRGDQILNARSFERQGYSMVLEEEEITEKTLYNSIKELYANRDSYIQAMKASTKTDSITRITNILEELTDSSKTMSE
- a CDS encoding DUF4367 domain-containing protein, which translates into the protein MSEKFSKKEQQKEKLLPDYLEEAKKIEEELDSMEDPWADDDEIEEKMRLRIYQGILEEQEKRRKKVSWVHRAGKYVAMVAITVIAIFSVSMTSQANRQRFLRSVSYMIGKDEVIEISNTDNLDEDGMEEEQAMAEIEEKLGCNCPVFMYKPKEFSFSGYTIYQKAGMALVDFNYNEEVLLLYISKGEDEFVSNIFHQGEIKERFNINVDQIQIEVTKREDEGDKNPAFVGHWIYNNCYYDISGKMEKEEFLKLLKNIRF
- a CDS encoding MBL fold metallo-hydrolase RNA specificity domain-containing protein, with protein sequence MKITFIGATHEVTGSCYYLEAAGKKFLVDCGMEQGPDYYENVEIPVNLGEVDFLLLTHAHIDHSGNIPAIYAKGFQGPVYATEATCDLCDIMLRDSAHIQMFEAEWRNRKGRRSGKPEFVPAYTMEDAMGVLKNFVGCEYGKIIHLSEGIRVRFIDAGHLMGSASIEIWLKEDGKEEKIVFSGDIGNTEQPLIKDPTYLEEADYVVMESTYGDRNHGERPDYVKSLAEIIQRTFDRGGNVVIPSFAVGRTQEMLYFIRQIKEDRLVQGHENFPVYVDSPLANEATTIFAEHYLDCYDEEATELIQRGINPIGFSGLKVSITSDDSKGINFDESCKVIISASGMCDAGRIKHHLKHNLWNPKSTILFVGYQAVGTLGRALVEGASEVKLFGEEIQVNAQICVLPGISGHADNEGLMKWASSFRQKPKKVFVTHGEDKVTELFAQRLREELGYDTMAPFSGTVYDLANNVCEYQAAGIQKKKEQAHQGGSSVFQRLLGLGQRLLTVIRRNEGVANKDLEKFAREVQSLCDKWDR
- a CDS encoding DUF6147 family protein codes for the protein MKRKILMKFSVISLVALCMVGSFSLCLVNASSLQNDSSNVREDITDEETTENSSTDTNRPKTRSNHLNFGTVRITKVANNQCNLVGVVQAYHNCDMLYLDLYLEQKSNGEYSTYKTWKFTSANAALLTKEINVLVPKNHYYRLVGYHAAKEGGIKESTTTQTKGVWIGD